The Lycium barbarum isolate Lr01 chromosome 11, ASM1917538v2, whole genome shotgun sequence genome contains the following window.
AGATCTTAAAGTTAAAATTATAAGATTAAATAGTTGCTGATACTTGACATGTACCCTATATCTTCCGGGTCCATCACAAGAAAAATTAAAACCAAGATTTGCGTTATCGTATCAAACGGGAATTGCAAGCAAATATACACAACACCAACCCTTCATATTATGTATACGATTAAACATGCCAACTATAAAAAACTTATTAGACATACAAGACAAGTGGACAACGAATCAGAAATGTCATGAAATCCCCTGCTATTTGAATATGCCCTCAGCGTCGACGAACATATACTAGGGTGTATGTTCGACTCGCTTAGATCATAAGCTGGCACAAAAGCAAGAAAACAACTTTATATAAACGTGACCATTTCTCTAAcataaactaaaaagaaaaatgtgtcACATGAAGTCAAAAAGACAGAGCAGGAAAAGTACACGACAAAGTATATTAAAGAAAAAGCCGTTGGTTTCGTGATTTGTGATCATACCAGCTCGTAATTAAGGTGGAGTTATGATCAGTGTAATCCATCAGTCAAAAGAAAAAAAGTAAAGAGAGCAAGCAAAATTGCTGACAAAAGACCAATTTGGGATTTCAATGCTGCAGTGCTTTTGGGAAACTCAGGTGGAAGAGCACATTCTTCCCCATTGAAGAACACCTTAGAAGGGAATCCATCACCAGCTTCAATTTTAATATGTGGTGTATCCTTCTTTAAAAATGAAATAACAGATTGTTGTTTTCCAGGTACTCTTGGATCCGTATTAGGATTACTCCCATTAACCTCTCCCACCAAGAAATTCAAACCTTTCAAACCTTGCATAAATATAGTGTTATTCCTTTCATGTTGCAGCCTTGTACCATTGAATGAGTACACATTTTCATAGCCTTTAGCTGTATCTTTCTTCATTGTTATCGCCGAAAACCAGTCTTCAAACGCGTCATCTCCCCAGTTGAACAGTGTTAGTCTGGCAGTCCATCCGCTGTTGTAGTTACTATCCACATGCCAATTGATGCTCACCCCACAATTATCAGGACAAGGTAGTTTCTTGGGCAGAGGACCTAAATGTTTGAGTTCGCTCCAAGCTCTCGCCTTTTCTTCCCTGTTTTCAAAAGGGATGAGAAGTGCTTCCGGAGGAAGGAGCAGAGGCTTTCTGTTCGCATCACATTTAGACGTCTGTTCACAGCCGCAGGCACAGGTGTTGCAGGGGATAACAGACTCGGAGTAAAAAGCAGAGAAAGAAACACAACATTTGGCTGCTTTGGGCTTCGGACGAGTAATGTTACAAGTAATTTGCCAGCTAGCCACAGCAGTAGTAACAATTCCAATTCCATTAGGATCAGGGAAACCTGATGGATCAACTCTCACTGGAGGTCCACATGTATAAGACGGGTTAATTGTACCCTCAATTTTCCAATTCTGAGGCGGATTTAAGGCAGTTCTGTTTAAATCAGGAGGAAGTTTGAAAACTTCCATCTGGAAAATGGACCTTGCTTCGGTCTCATTCATGATAGGTGACAAAAGAGTCCCGTTTCTGCAACAATAAGGTAACTTGCCAATTTTATCATCGTCTGCTTTCTCCTTAGGCAAATCGGAAATGACTGGTTTCTTTTGGCAATTTATCACAGTGGTGAAATCGAAATCCTTGTAATATTGTCCTTGAGGTCCGTAAATGCATTCAGAAGGGTCTTTTTTGTGAGTATGGGCACCTTTAATGTTGTAAATGAACTCGTTCCTCATCCACTCCCACGTTAAGTTCCAGTGATCAAGACGACCCAAAGGATTGAGATTGTCAATTGTGACTTGGGCTTGGTACCTGTTTGTGTATGCTGATAGAACGTCGTACGTTATGGAGAGGTCTCCATAGCGGCGAGGCATGAACTTTGTGGTCACATTCTTGGGCTTGAATTTAGGATCCCTCTTGCAGCAAACTTGCTGGTAACTTTCTGCAAAAGAGTTAAACAGGTCAACCTTCTAGCAGTACAATCTACATGCAAAAAGCAAATACACGTTTCTTTGGAAAAGGAGGGAGAAAGGGAACGGCGTTAGATGTTAAAAGAGAGAAACAGAAATTCAGAAGTAAACAAGGAAGAATCGCAGAGCAGTTTGCATGAGAAGGGAGAGACAGAGAATTATCTGATGATCAGAGAACCACGACATTATTTGCGTCTTTTTTCTTACAAAAGTTTCAATGCCTTGGTGTTATAATGTAGATAATAAGCCTTACTGTACAAATGCTTCCTAATTTGTTTAGGCTTTCAAATGCATGTCATTGTTACAAGAAGTTTATATAAACACATAGTTCTTATGTTAGGTGGAATTGTTGGGATCTCTCTACTCTTATCTGAAGGTCTCTGATTCAAGCCCTGAGAATGGAGAATTTCTTAATACAAAGTGTTTTACTCCTCGTATTACACCAAACTAATGGATGCATAATATGTGTTTGAAGATATATGATTATCACTTAATCATGATTTATTAATGTATATTCTTTGACCATATTGATTTGGTATAAATACGTGATGCATGTAAATATTTACCAAAATGAAAAGTACCCCCaataagaaagaaaaagacaTACGTACTATAGCGCTTAGGAGCAGGACATTTGTATCCCTCATTAACAAGCTTGATTGTTGAAGGCATAGGATTTGATTTCTCTTTGAGACCAAATTGCGTCCCCTTAATACTGATTTGTGCAGACATCTGTGTAAAATCTCCAGCAGTATCTATCGCGGTTTTTAAATCGGACTGTGGATATCCTGCCAATGTTGTACCATTTTTACCCACTTTTACAGGAAATCCATCTCCATCAATCGCAACAGCTCCATCCGCGGACACCAACAGCTCTTTATTCTGAAATCCTATGAAAACTTTCCATGATTTCAGCTCGTAAAGCCCTGTATTCAACACCGTTAACATGGACTTAAATGACCATGCCTGTGCTGATACGTTCTTCACCAATGGATATACCTGAAGGAAATTAATGTATTCATAAACGCTGTGAATCCCTGAATGTTGTCTACAATCTCCATACAATGAAAATAGTTAGCAGCACCACTATTTATAACAGTATGAAAACTACTTTGACTAAAAACAGAAAAACTTATTCTGGTTCCTAcaactttgaattattttttcCGACCATACCTTTTCTCGTCCCTCGAAACTATACGTGACAAAGATTCCATCGCAATTTTCTTGCTCCGGTGGCGGTGCTGCCGGTTTTGTATCCTCCCCGCCGTAATCTTGCCCCCTACATGTCTGAAAATTGTATGCAATCAACACTAATGCGATCCAAGAGATGGACCTCCATGGAATTTGCATTCCTTTAACCATGGAGGTTTTTTTTAATGATTTTGTTGAATatatttgcagattttggatCACATTTACGAAAAACAAATCAGGGAAAGAGGAAAAGCCCGTGAAGGGGAAATGTATCGATCGATCACCACCAGCTGATGCCGTGTGAAAGGACACAACGGCGCAGGAGGTGGTAAGGGGGGGAAAATGGACGACACAGGAAGAAGAAAAACTGACTTAATAATAGACAATATTGTAAGACTATTTCAACTTTGCTCTCTTCCTCTAATTTTAGCTATACTTGCGGAGAACACATATACAAATGTAATAAACTTCTATGGATGATATTTGTTTTACTGGTCATTATATTAGAGTATgccaatcatatatatatatagaaattgAACATGGCAATATTTATCTTTTGTGCAGTGCAGTCAACAGAAAATACCAGCTTCATGCCTTCATCCAGCTACTCAAAAAACAGGAAGTTCTTTCATCAACTGCATATTTTCATTTCATCATCTGCGTTATATAAAAACATGCAGAAGACTTCTTGCTAGATCCATGAAAATTAAGTCAGGATTTTATATACACTGCACTGCTTATTGAAACGTGCTTCCTTTTACGTCATTTTTGTATTATAATTCGTCTTTTTGTGTAATATTTCTTCCACATGTCTCTAGTTCCCCCAGCAAGATATTGAAGCTTCGCATGCTACAATCTTTAGTTTTCAAATTTTTCTCCAATCAGAATTCTGCAATAGAACCCCAAAGGACATACATACTGCATAATTAAGATCAGTTTCACTTCGTATCATTAATGTCTCAATAAAATTAGCAACGGACAATGCTTAAATTACAATAATATTCATGAAGATCATCATGAGTACCGAAGAGATTCTTTAACTTAGGCTACGGATCTCTCTTTGATAATCTCACTCTATACGACTATACCACATCAAAAACCTATATAAGTATATTGTTACTCCATCCGTTCCAATTTACGTGCACTTTCGATTCCcgagagttaatttgactaatttttgaAGCGAAATTGAactagattaactcaatattttaaaata
Protein-coding sequences here:
- the LOC132617706 gene encoding COBRA-like protein 10 codes for the protein MVKGMQIPWRSISWIALVLIAYNFQTCRGQDYGGEDTKPAAPPPEQENCDGIFVTYSFEGREKVYPLVKNVSAQAWSFKSMLTVLNTGLYELKSWKVFIGFQNKELLVSADGAVAIDGDGFPVKVGKNGTTLAGYPQSDLKTAIDTAGDFTQMSAQISIKGTQFGLKEKSNPMPSTIKLVNEGYKCPAPKRYKSYQQVCCKRDPKFKPKNVTTKFMPRRYGDLSITYDVLSAYTNRYQAQVTIDNLNPLGRLDHWNLTWEWMRNEFIYNIKGAHTHKKDPSECIYGPQGQYYKDFDFTTVINCQKKPVISDLPKEKADDDKIGKLPYCCRNGTLLSPIMNETEARSIFQMEVFKLPPDLNRTALNPPQNWKIEGTINPSYTCGPPVRVDPSGFPDPNGIGIVTTAVASWQITCNITRPKPKAAKCCVSFSAFYSESVIPCNTCACGCEQTSKCDANRKPLLLPPEALLIPFENREEKARAWSELKHLGPLPKKLPCPDNCGVSINWHVDSNYNSGWTARLTLFNWGDDAFEDWFSAITMKKDTAKGYENVYSFNGTRLQHERNNTIFMQGLKGLNFLVGEVNGSNPNTDPRVPGKQQSVISFLKKDTPHIKIEAGDGFPSKVFFNGEECALPPEFPKSTAALKSQIGLLSAILLALFTFFLLTDGLH